From the genome of Solea senegalensis isolate Sse05_10M linkage group LG21, IFAPA_SoseM_1, whole genome shotgun sequence:
aaaaataatatatatatatgtgtatatacatatatgtatataaatcagCATGGGCcgaatcattttatttataaaaaatgtatgaaattttAGTTTCGATACATTTACTAAAAGTTAAATTTAAGGACATAAAATGTAGATGAAAGtggtttaattttaaataacatgatattaattttttttgtgttatttgttaaaaaagaaaataagcaaaaaatatGAGCCAAAAAAATCGCAAACTGCAATTATCGGCAAACCACTGCTTTCAGTATCGGTCGTTGAAAAACCCGTATCGTTCGACGTGTAGATTTTGGTAGCTGAAGGTTAAGGCTTCATTTTGcaatgtttctgttttccacGTTAGGTTTTGTCTAAATGTTCGTGTTTTGCGTCGTCCTCTGACTCAGAGGAACACAGGAAATCaaacagctgtgtttttctcttttgtctcgTCACTCTTCACAGAGTTGACAGAGGAAACGTTGGTCACTCCCCGCTGCACGTCTGTGGTCAGGCCGTGTGacgctgctctttttttttcctccgtcaAAGGCAGCGCGCGCgtgctcacttcctgtttgatgtGCGCCAGCGCGGCTCCGTGTCAGCAGCTTCCTGTCGTCTGATTCCtggacctgcagcagcagcagcagcagcagcagcagcagcagcagcagcagcacagaacgCAGGAGCAGCTCGGCGGTTTCACAGCTGAGGTTTCTGCGGTGTAACATGACTCATCAGTTCCAGTAAAGGAGAGCGGTCAGCGGGTCGACTTACTGGAACAGCAGCAACACCCTGCTGaggcatctgctgctgctgctgctgctgctgctgctgctgctgctgctgcaacatcTCACACATTATTTACGTGCCGTGAatctaataaaaacaaaccgtTTCAGAGGATCGTTACTGATATACACGCCATGCCCTGACTGCAGAGGTCGTTCGGTCTTTGCTGTCgttttcattgtaaaaaaacGTAGATGGCGCTAGCACGAGCATAGAAGTCAGAGTGACGTCAGCCGATATCTAATAATATTGGCTTTTCCGTTGGCGATCGTACCTGCTGTTTTGTAGTGTTTCTGCGTTGGTGACTTTCcacatgaattaaaatgtttttctttctttctttcttctcttccagTCCGACGGGAAAGAAGTTCAGGAGTAAGCCCCAGTTGTCCCGTTACCTCGGCAACAGCATGGATCTGGCATGCTTCGACTTCCGGACGGGGAAGATGATGCCCGGGAAGCTGCAGAAGAACAAGCAGCGGCTCCGACACGACGCGCTCAGCCTGGCCAAGGTAACGGACAAGGTCACACctgtgagggggaggagcttaCTGTCGGCTCCGCCTGGAACAGGTGTTTCCAGGTCATGTCCGTAAGAACGGGACGACATGAAAATGTCCCGGTACGATTATGAGACGAGAAGGACAGGAGCGTCTCTTATCCACAgcagaactctctctctctctcgctcacgcAGATTAAAGCCAAACACACGCAGTCACAAAcgcaacatttcaaaataaaagccctcgACCCTCTCGTGTCCGTGCTCACACACAGAACCAGCGTGACGTCATAGCCAcgcctctgtgtttgtgtactatTTCTGCAGTAGTgtcacagcgccacacacaggcctggcacaTGCACTACAGCGTTTAGTGTCCATTTTGTTTTGGTGCCGCGTTTCCAGAAAAACCTTTGAAGCATCCTTTTGGAGCATCATCTCAAGAACTGATCTTACTTAAGATGTAACgtgaccttgagtgtttgaAAGGAGCTTACAACCTCCCTAAATGTCTACAAACACTGTTATTGTGTGGATAAAGAACCTAAAAGATCAGACACTGTTGCAGATTCTCCTAAACGTCCTCGTGTGAACGACTCCCTTTACTTTCCTTCTCGCAGATTTTTGTCTCGAGTGTTGACGTCACAGCCTTGAGTGTGGACTGATTATTTAAAAGcgttcatctgctgctgctgctttttatttcaacaatatctttatcttaaaataaatgcaaacagtTCCGGTCACATGACAacgacactcactcactcactcgctcactcactcactcttcatGTCGCTGAAGCGTCACTGCGATGTTTATGGCTCTTATGAGATTGTTAGTGGTTTGTTTagagcattaaaaacacaggtttaatgatctaaacacacacactttacagactgtgtgtgtgtgtgtgtgtgtgtgcgtgtgtgtgcgtgtgtgtgaactgcAGCACACATGAGATGCagcagcatacacacacacgcacatgagcgcgcacacacacacacagcagcgtgcagagagagagagagaaaaaaaagaagtgagaaTACACGCAtgaacacgtacacacacacatattcttgtaCAGGAGTCTTGGTGAGGATACTCAGCCTCGAGGCCTTTGTCCTGAACTGAACcatcacagataaaaaaaaaccctaaaccaTGGTCCAAACCCTGAAACCAGATctttaaaaggcttttaaatAGCGAGGACTGGACGAAAATGTCCTCGTCTTCGAGAAATGGAACATATTGTCCACCAAGGTAGACGTTTGTCTTCAGCTCAGCAGCATccatgaggttctgcctctttaggaccaggttttggtccgtGTTAGAGACTGAAACAGccttaaacatttattttgtacagcAGTCTTACAGCTTAACCAAGACCTCAACCAAGCTTTGACCTTAATCTGACCCAGACCTGAGTCGTgtgttaaaatgtcctcacgtcACAGAagattcataaaaacatgaactatgATCAGAGAAAgaattttgtctgtgtgtgtgtgtgttatttgtgtgtgcgtgcgttctGTATCgatgtgtgacacacacactctgacttcctgttgttgttgtcgtgtgTGAAACCCACAGAGTTAACTCTTtacattccacacacacacacacacacacacacgcacacacgcatgcacacacacacacacacacgcacacacacacacacactcacacgcacacgcacacgcacacctacccacacccacacaagCACACTCACTCAAGACAAACAGTACATGAAGGAGAGAAGGAACATAGGACTtcaggaaaggaaaggaaaggaaaggaaaggaaaggaaaggaaaggaaatgaaaggaaatgaaaggaaaggagaggagaggagaggagtgagtgattgagtgagtgagtgagtgaggactAAACCAAAGTGCTCTGTGTCTCTGGTTCAGGGAGGAAAACCGGATCTGAACACAGCTCTGCCCATCAGACAGACGGCATCCATTTTCAAACAGCCCGTTACCAAGGTTACCAATCACCCCGGTAACAAGGTGAAGGCCGACCCGCAGAGAGCAACCGAGCAGccgagacaggtgagacacacttGAAGcaggatttggtctccatgacgacgactggtcctgacgaggGGCAAAATAGGACAAAAGgggacaaatacaagaacacacacacacacacaaatcaaaactTCTTTGTAAAAACAGTGGGTGGGACCTAGGACGTATCGTTTCCATTGTtcaggctcccccttgtggcacttcatgAGAACTGTACGTGAGGAGCTCCACAGCATGTCtgaatgtgaacgtgtgaactgacacatctgtgtgtgtgtgtgtgtgtgtgtgtgtgtgtgtgtgtgcgcgcagctGTTCTGGGAGAGAAGGTTAAAAGGTCTCCGGTCGTCCGACGTCCAAGAGGAAGTTCTGAGGACCATGAATCTGCCCAAAGGCATTCAGAGTGAGTCTCCACCTGTGacttctgacctctgacctctgactgtGAACTTGTCAGtatttattcatccattcattcattcattttgaatccTGCAGACTGTCGATGACTCACGGAATCTTTATTTCTTCAGTTAAAAGTTTCATATAAATctgatatttaattattattatgatttaaaataGTTGTTCTACTGTTTACACAGCAATTATACAGACAGAATGTTAGTGTTGTCTAAGACATTTCTTGTCATTAAACTGTTGTATTTTACCAGATAGCTCTGATTTAAAATTGACCGCTTTCTTGTCTGTTGCCtttcgtgcgtgtgtgtgtgtgtgtgtgtgtgcgtgtgcgtgcgcgtggaCAGGTGTGGGTCCAGACTCCGGAGACGACACCCTCCTCTCGGCCATCGCCAGCGCTCTGCACATGAGCTCGTCTCCGATCACGGGACAGACGTCGGCGGCGGCCGAGAAGAACCCGGCGATCTGGCTGAACACGTCGCAGCCGCTGTGTAAGGCCTTCACCGTCACAGACGAACACATCAGGTGAGAGAGTACCCGAGGAAACGCGACATCCCATAATACAGTTCGAGACAATACCGGCTGATAATGTtggaacaatgtgtgtgtgtgtgtgctctaaGGACGGGAACACACCACTCTGTGacagataccgatatcacaagcTCTGTATCTGCAGATATCGgtcagatgttttatttatatgcataaaagaatttacatttctttatctgtctgatatctgATCAAGTATCGGCCCGATACTCGGtaatttaataaaagaaaaagtaaagtaaaatctTGTTAATGTTAGAATCTGTGAGTCACTCGTTTAAaatcatgattattttctctcGCTCTCCGTCGCTGGTTCAGAGCGATGACTGATGTCAGCTCGCTgctgggaggagagagagagagagggagggagggagggagggagggtgagaggAGACAGGCCatcagaggagaggagtgatggagcgaggaggaggaagcagcagaggttttttattctgattattgtttattttgatactCGTGAATAATCTGAGCTCTgagctaacgagatgcattcaaagaccctggtaaaaaatattattatgattataattCCAGGAAAATTCATCGGATTGTGCTAAAACTCGGTCACGCCGTAGTTCCCGCGGTTCCCGATGTGAGCGCCAAGTTCGGTGCGTTTTCGCGAATAGcggcattatttattttactcagCTGATTCCGTTAAAGTCTGAAAACTGCAGCAGACAGAAATGTTTTGGCGCCGCAGTCATCTGCTCTCTTcacttcagctcctcctcctcgccgtCGCCATCATCTGATAAAGAAGTTTTTACTTCCTCGTCAGTGGAATGGCTTTAAACTAGctgtctgtgcacacacacacacacacacacacacacacacacacagcagctcgaCCTGTAAGAGCTGAGGctgttttcatgtcatgtgaccacattaTTGATCATTTATCAGCACATTTTGGACCTGAAATCAAAcctcacctttttttaaaaggaaaatataacAATTATTTACACATGTACACTCGTGTTATTTAAACATCTTCGTGTTAATTTGCATAAATAAGATTAGTCCTTTATTTATCCcccagtggggaaatttacattgttacagtaaagataaagataataaataatcaaaagaagACAGCAGAATATGGCCTTGATATTTACAGCATAAACTACTGCGAGCATTACCTGAGAACTCTCTTCAGGTAATAATAGTTCTGTGCTGGTTTCAGCGCTCAcatttatgacctttgacctcacttCCCCGCTGTAAAGAACATGAGTAATGACTAAGATATgtaaagtattattattgttattgttattattttcgtGAGGTTTGATTTCAgatcaaaaatgaatgaaaaaagtcagaattctgctGATAAATCCTCAAtaatgtggtcacatgacatgaaaacagcggatgttttctcttcttctgtctgaAAACACATGCGTTACTGCAGCCTGACAGCAGGGGGCACTGTgggcacactgtgtgtgtgtgtgtgaacagctgGCTGAAGCCATTACAGCTCACACTCACTGAAATCCATCACTGCATCCTTCACTCCCTTCATCTCCTCTCCCGTTTCCTTTTACCTCTCCTTGTTTCCTTCagtgtctcctccctcctctcctagTTCCTCTAGTTCtgcctttttatttcttcccagttgtccttttttccttctcctccaaCGCCCCTTTCTCTCCTTGTATCGTTTCCTTGTATCcttatttgttttgtccttctctctcttccctctcttcctttAAGACGTCCTTTTCCTTCGCTCCTTCCTTCTCCACCTCTTCCTTATTTCTTCTTCCTCGTTGTTTCCTCCAGATCCTCCTTGTCTCCTTACCTTCTTTTTCCCTGATCCTTCACGTTCTTCATGAgctcttttctgtcttccttGATTCCTATCGTCTGTCTttccctccttctttctttttccttcttcttctttctcacattccttccttctttctttgaTTCATTCCTTCTCTCATTTTTCCTTCCttatttctttctcctctcctgtccttcctttcttcttttttctttctttcctcccttccttgtttccatctctccttctttccttccctatttctttccttccttcaaaTTTTGCCCATAAAACAATGTCgtcctttgtttttcctccccctcctccctctcttttccttccATCTCCACCCTTCCTCCAggcttctccttcctcctcctcctccttttcttatCTCTCCCCTCCATTAATTTCCAattcctcttctcttccctcctccaGCTGAATGCTCATGTCTTCCTAAATTGCTCtcattcctctcctctccctcctccaccttctcATCTTCTCACCTCGTCCtccgccctccctccctccctctctctctggctctcttctttcatttcttattGTTTCGGTTTATAACTTTAAtcgtttttaaaaatgtttcctcttATCGTTTCTTTCTTTAAGCTTCGTAAACCTTGATcccgcctctctctctgtgttaatccacacattttcttttatgtcttttgttgctttaaacacagcagcagacgtctctctgtctctctctctgtctctgtctctctctctctctttaaactCAGTTATTTTTAAACCCTGAACTAAAGTCGACTTTgtctgtgaccacacacacacacacacacacacacacacgcacacacacacacacacatgttggaacGTGGCCGCAGGTTTTAATTTTTAGCTGCAATATAAGGTTATTTTCACAAAGTCAATTAAgtacaaaaatgtcagaaaacttcaACATCAATGATGAGAAATTTAGGGGAAGATCCCTTTAACCCTGTCATGACATCATGATAATCCTGATTTATcgtctcgtctgtgattggacgctcgtTCTCGctgaagtcctgaggttctaccgtaataaCAAGTATATACAACTACAgctctgtccatccatcttctaccgctttatcctccacatgaggctcaatgtcagctgacatggCGCGAAAGGCGGAGTTAcagtaacgtgtgtgtgtgtgtgtgtgtgtgtgtgtgtgcagggagcaGGAGCTGAAGGTGCACCAGGCCAGGAGGAGCCTGGAGGAGGCGCTGATGGCCGATGGTTTGGCGCGGGCCGCCGAAAACACCAGGGAGCTTTTAGAGGGGAAGACGGCctgaagacagacaggtgagagagagagagcgagacaggtGAGAGAGTGAAAACGTGAGCGACATCCTCGAGAAAACTTGACACGGGTTCTaggtagagctgcaactaacgatcgattaatctgacgatcgtttagttcataaaatgtcagaaatcgtggaaatgacgatgttctcaaatgtcaaagaaaggatgaaaatattcacatttcagacgctgaaacgatcagaaatcttgttttaatcatgaaaaaaagctctAAACACATTCATCAATGATCAGAATCGGTGGCGAGTGACCGAGCAATCAGCAATCTCAGCTCTAGTtcaaggccctggtatacctGGGTGTGTTTGCGTGAAGCtccgccccaccagtaggtggagtaaaGCCCTCGCTCACTGAgcagacacagaagaagaagaagaagtcgaCCTTTCCTCTGTAGCGTCGCTCTCTTCTCTGCGTCCACACTTGTACCCGCCACCCGCTGGTGAAGTGTGGTACAACAGGACCCGGAGTCTACCGGGGTCTGCGATATGTGACGCTGCACCATGAGCCTTAGAGACACGttagtcaactttatttctacagCACGTCCAAAAACAACGACCTAAACCTCAAGGTGTCGattattttgtccataaatgAAGACGACGTTCCTCAAATGTCCTGTTCTGtcaaaaaacagcagaaaatattcacttttaagaagctgaaaactccAGAAAACACTTAAACTGAACAGTTGACTATTCATTTAGTTATGGATTCAtattgattaatcattgcagtcctaatgtgtgtgtgtgtgtgtgtgaatgctgatgtgtttctctgtgtctgattGAAACTCAGCCGTGCAGCAGCAGActaacacactgtgtgtgtgtgtgattgatgggctgtgagcttgtgtgtgtgtgtgtgagtgttgttagCTTATCACTTATATTTCCACTATGTGGACTCTGTAAACAAAACtagattaaaaaacatttactttgaGAAGTTCACACGTTCATCCATCATCCTCCCAGTTCTCCGGCTCTGCTTATCCAGGTCTCGGGGTTGCCGCGGCAACATGACAACAGAGTAAAGACCAGGAAGACTGTTTTCACTTagtttttacactttacacaacaacaacaagtcatGTTTGTAGATTAAGAGATGGAATCACAGTAAAGCATCTTTAACATGGAGAACATTCGCTCACCTGACATATGTGTGCGTCCATGTTTCAACCGATACGACAAACTTTGAGATGTTTGTCGTCACCAT
Proteins encoded in this window:
- the LOC122758608 gene encoding methyl-CpG-binding domain protein 2-like, giving the protein MEKKRTECPALPPGWKKEEVIRKSGLSAGKSDVYYYSPTGKKFRSKPQLSRYLGNSMDLACFDFRTGKMMPGKLQKNKQRLRHDALSLAKGGKPDLNTALPIRQTASIFKQPVTKVTNHPGNKVKADPQRATEQPRQLFWERRLKGLRSSDVQEEVLRTMNLPKGIQSVGPDSGDDTLLSAIASALHMSSSPITGQTSAAAEKNPAIWLNTSQPLCKAFTVTDEHIREQELKVHQARRSLEEALMADGLARAAENTRELLEGKTA